The Thermoanaerobacterium thermosaccharolyticum DSM 571 region CTATTATTAGTTGTAGGATATTCTGTTATTAAATTTTTTGAGATTGAATTAGCGTTTGTTGTGCTTAATTTTTCCTGAGCTGTGTTTAGCTCAGCCATTTTCTTTAAATTATTGTTAGTTACGTATACTGCTGTTACTGCAACGACAACAATGCACAAGAATAGAATTAAGTAGAAGCCTTTTCTGTCGAAAAATCTTGCCAAATCGTCCCTATTTATTCTCACAAAAATTCACCTCCTTCTGGTATTTTAACCAATATAATTTAATTTATACCAAAGGAGGTTTTATACTATAAACAAAAAACTTATTAAGTTCTTTAATAGGCTTAAGCTTTTGCACTTTTAATTTTTAAAAGGTCATCAATTCTCATTATTTCGACACCAGTATAATAATGTTTTAATATATCTTCAAAATTTTTACCGCCTTTCGCCATTGCATTAGCGCCATACTGGCTCATTCCTACTCCATGTCCATATCCTATCACATTTATTACCACATTGTTTCCTCTCATGCTAAAACTAAAATTCGTTGAATTTAGCTGAAATAGATCTTGTATATCTGTGCCAGTAAAGTCTATACCACCGATATTTAGGGACAAGACATGTCCTGCCTCAGTCCTCTTGATATTTTTTATGTACCCTAAAAGATTTTTAGTACTGATCTTAGCTTTTGGGGCTCTGCTTTTTATGCGGTTTACAAATTCATCAGATGATACTGTCACAGTCGTCTTAAATTTCTGAGCCACTTCCTCGCCAGGAGATGGAACACTTTTCAAATACGGGAGGTTTTCTTGCCAGACATTTTTAGCATCTTCCGTCTCACCACCACTTATGGCGTGATATGCAGGTTCAATCAGTGCGTCATTGTACACTATTACAAGGTCTTTTGTGTCATTTACAGCTTTTACTATTTTATCGCGATATAAATTATATTTATCACCCCATCGTGATCTCATGACATCATCCGATATCCATGCCTGACAATGCTTGTAATCTGTACAAACATCACTACCAGGGTGAAGATCACAACCTTTTCCCCCCACAGATATCTCCTTTGAAAGTGCATAAGTCCTTGCTGCCACAGCTTGTGCCTTCAGCGCTTCCATCTCAAAATCTGCAGGCATCTCTGCAGCCACAACGCCAACAAGATAATCTTCCAAGTTCATCTTGACTTCTTTGTTCTGATCCACGACAAAAACATTTATCGTATTGTAGTCATTAGAAGTTTTAACCTCTGCTGTTTTGAAATCTGCCATCTTACCATCTTTTATAAGCTTAACACTGCTATGTTGTACAGTACTGCTTCTTACTGGGATAAAACCAATTACGATTATTGTAGGCAGCACCAATGTAGCAAAAATAATTAAAATTACCCCGTACGCAATATACTTCATTTTATCCTCCTTAAAGTAAGCTAATAAAGTATATGCAACGGGGCTTAATATTATGAATCAATAATTGATTACTTTTTGTACATAATCTATTGAAAGGTCTTTCATCATAAAATCAATCATTCGCGATATCATAGCAGCGGCTTCTTCTCTTGTCAATGTATCATTGGCATTAATGTTTCCATTGCCATCACCTTCTAATAGGCCTATCTCATTCGCAACGTATATATCTCTTTTAGCCCATGAAGGTATGCTACTATCATCTCTAAATCCAGTACTAAAATATCCAGAAGGTGCTAAATTTGAAAGACCTAGTGCCCTTACAAAAATTACTGCTGCTTCAGCTCTCGTAAGGGCTTTATCAGGACTAAATTGGTTTGGGGCTGTTCCTGATATCAATCCTGCCTGGTTTGCAGCTTTGATATACCCGTAATCACTGTCTGCGGTAGAGACATCTATAAACGGTGATACTTCATTTATCTTATTTTTTGTATATCCTATTGTCTTTGGAGCTGTGTATGGTGCTAAATTTACAGCCTTTGCTACTGCCACCGTGAAATCGGACCTTGTAATAGGAAGTTTCGGACCGAAGTACTTTGATGTATTGGGGAAAATCTCCATGCTCATAAGCTTCAATATGTCATCATATCCCCATGTACCGTTTATGTCGTTAACATTTGGTACCACCAACCTTTTTTCCTGTGGTACTTCATCTAAGCTTGCACTGCTTGAACCAGTATTTC contains the following coding sequences:
- the spoIID gene encoding stage II sporulation protein D translates to MKYIAYGVILIIFATLVLPTIIVIGFIPVRSSTVQHSSVKLIKDGKMADFKTAEVKTSNDYNTINVFVVDQNKEVKMNLEDYLVGVVAAEMPADFEMEALKAQAVAARTYALSKEISVGGKGCDLHPGSDVCTDYKHCQAWISDDVMRSRWGDKYNLYRDKIVKAVNDTKDLVIVYNDALIEPAYHAISGGETEDAKNVWQENLPYLKSVPSPGEEVAQKFKTTVTVSSDEFVNRIKSRAPKAKISTKNLLGYIKNIKRTEAGHVLSLNIGGIDFTGTDIQDLFQLNSTNFSFSMRGNNVVINVIGYGHGVGMSQYGANAMAKGGKNFEDILKHYYTGVEIMRIDDLLKIKSAKA